A part of Gemmatimonas groenlandica genomic DNA contains:
- a CDS encoding glycosyltransferase, whose product MSMHSAGPAPILFAHYGENWIRGSERTLLDLLTHIDRNRFLPVLWCNGEMVADEARKLDVTVYQSRFTVLYDWEPPRYEFARFASLVREGRKIVRAHGIRVLHANSAAPNQWLVPVSRSLRVPLLCHLLAPYSARERFTLGVHLATLVAGVTRGCTDDLLADGLRKSSISTIHCGIDLGAWQGWDQSGLRSQLGIRAEDIVITQVGSLIRRKGHDILLRAVADLRQVRPNIRVLLIGDGPDRREIENVVRELGLVDIVHTLGFVDSPAGVIFRDATDIAVSPSRVEGFGLTVIEAGAAGRPVIATATTGMSEIITSERTGLIVPIEDQARLYAALLRLVDNASLRMQLGTALQSVVNEKFVIGKYVSGFEAAYEQLMRIPSQQLGWMRDVSGDTLAMYARWVGGTLSRRVRRLVG is encoded by the coding sequence ATGAGTATGCACTCAGCTGGGCCCGCGCCGATCCTGTTCGCACACTACGGCGAGAACTGGATTCGAGGTAGCGAGCGCACTTTGCTTGATCTCCTCACCCACATCGACCGCAATCGCTTCCTTCCCGTATTGTGGTGCAACGGCGAGATGGTGGCAGACGAGGCTCGCAAGCTTGACGTCACGGTATATCAGAGTCGCTTCACCGTACTGTATGACTGGGAGCCACCCCGATACGAGTTTGCGCGATTCGCTTCTCTAGTTCGCGAAGGTCGCAAAATTGTGCGCGCGCACGGAATCCGAGTACTTCATGCGAACAGTGCTGCGCCAAACCAGTGGCTCGTGCCAGTGTCACGAAGCCTTCGCGTCCCGCTGCTCTGCCACCTGCTTGCTCCGTATAGCGCGCGGGAGCGATTCACCCTCGGTGTTCACCTGGCGACACTCGTTGCAGGTGTGACGCGCGGCTGCACCGACGATCTGCTAGCGGATGGACTACGAAAGTCCTCGATCTCGACGATACACTGCGGTATAGACCTTGGAGCATGGCAGGGGTGGGACCAGAGCGGACTGCGGTCCCAGCTCGGGATCCGCGCCGAGGACATAGTTATAACGCAGGTGGGTTCGCTGATCCGACGAAAAGGACACGACATTCTCCTGCGAGCCGTAGCCGACCTTCGGCAGGTTCGTCCAAACATTCGCGTGCTACTTATTGGTGACGGTCCTGACCGACGAGAGATCGAAAATGTTGTGCGCGAACTTGGCCTCGTCGACATTGTTCATACTCTAGGATTCGTGGACTCGCCAGCTGGCGTGATATTTCGCGATGCAACGGACATAGCTGTTTCTCCGTCTCGAGTGGAAGGATTCGGTCTAACCGTAATCGAGGCGGGCGCAGCGGGTCGGCCGGTTATCGCAACTGCCACTACTGGGATGTCTGAGATAATTACGAGCGAGAGAACGGGGTTGATAGTCCCAATCGAGGACCAAGCTCGGCTCTATGCTGCGCTTCTCAGACTCGTCGACAACGCAAGCTTGCGCATGCAGCTCGGTACGGCTCTGCAATCGGTCGTCAACGAAAAGTTCGTCATCGGAAAGTACGTGTCCGGCTTCGAAGCGGCGTACGAGCAGTTAATGCGAATTCCGTCACAGCAACTAGGCTGGATGCGTGATGTCAGTGGCGACACTCTTGCCATGTACGCTAGGTGGGTTGGCGGCACGCTTTCTCGACGTGTGCGCCGATTAGTCGGCTAG
- a CDS encoding glycosyltransferase family 4 protein, with amino-acid sequence MLLHWGGSTLRGSERCLIESAKALRKAGYSVVLLRNDDCVDVEISPWVQEIVPFEFPEFMLDGRYISLPFVAFARAWRSLSRMVNSFQPAAIYSNGGRPCQLAVPLARKHRIPLVCHLHHPANRRYLYSWLYPWVDAAVFPSDYTRSISQQLAGVDGVVVYNGVDTDRFRPSVAKDEALRQAYGIARHDVVIGQVGALVPHKRPLVLLDAFQRLASRDSRVHLVFVGSGPMTAPLCSAVAARGLGQRVTVTGFVDDTLPFFQDVIDIHVLASVEEGLGISVIEGAACGLPSVVTDSTGLREVVERDVTALLFAPDDAAGLEAHLDRLVKDSALRDKLGDAGRRRVEHLFSLESYQQGIVTAVASLIRRVRPMTSSPSFR; translated from the coding sequence ATGCTTCTGCATTGGGGTGGGAGTACCCTGCGTGGCTCAGAGCGCTGCTTGATAGAGAGTGCTAAAGCGCTCCGGAAAGCAGGCTATTCCGTCGTACTACTGAGGAACGACGACTGCGTCGATGTCGAGATTTCTCCATGGGTCCAAGAGATCGTACCTTTCGAGTTTCCAGAGTTCATGTTGGACGGTCGGTATATCTCATTGCCTTTTGTCGCGTTCGCTCGAGCATGGCGCTCGCTGTCAAGAATGGTGAACTCGTTCCAGCCGGCAGCGATCTACTCGAATGGAGGAAGGCCGTGTCAGCTGGCCGTACCTTTGGCGCGGAAGCATCGAATACCATTGGTGTGCCACCTCCACCATCCCGCGAACCGCCGTTACCTCTATAGCTGGCTGTATCCTTGGGTTGACGCTGCTGTTTTTCCTTCAGACTACACACGTTCGATAAGCCAACAGCTCGCCGGAGTGGATGGAGTTGTGGTGTACAATGGTGTCGACACCGATCGCTTCCGGCCGTCGGTAGCCAAAGATGAAGCACTTCGGCAGGCGTACGGAATCGCTCGTCATGATGTTGTCATTGGGCAAGTCGGCGCTTTGGTCCCACATAAGCGACCGCTCGTGCTGCTCGACGCGTTTCAGCGGCTGGCGTCCCGGGATTCACGCGTTCACTTAGTGTTTGTCGGGAGCGGACCGATGACGGCTCCGCTCTGCTCGGCAGTGGCTGCTCGAGGTCTTGGACAGAGGGTCACTGTGACGGGATTCGTGGATGACACTCTCCCGTTCTTCCAAGACGTTATCGATATTCATGTACTCGCCTCGGTTGAAGAGGGCCTCGGCATCTCGGTTATCGAAGGTGCCGCGTGTGGCCTCCCCTCTGTTGTAACTGACAGCACTGGGTTGCGTGAGGTCGTCGAACGGGACGTAACTGCACTGCTATTTGCCCCCGATGATGCAGCAGGCCTCGAAGCACATCTCGATCGCCTCGTCAAGGATTCGGCATTGAGAGATAAGCTGGGTGACGCCGGTAGGCGTCGGGTAGAGCACCTCTTCTCGCTTGAGTCTTATCAGCAAGGTATTGTGACGGCAGTTGCTTCGTTAATCCGAAGGGTACGTCCTATGACGTCTTCGCCTAGCTTTCGGTAG